A genomic region of Desulfatirhabdium butyrativorans DSM 18734 contains the following coding sequences:
- the ilvD gene encoding dihydroxy-acid dehydratase: protein MKSHTVTRGLERAPHRSLFKAMGFTTEELHRPLIGIANSANTLIPGHVHLHPLVDAVKSGVLMAGGTPLEFGVIGICDGIAMNHEGMKYSLASRELIADSVEVMARAHALDALVLVASCDKIVPGMMMAAARLDIPAIMLSGGPMLSGTLCLGKERRSIDLITVFEAIGAVRSGRMNEAELETIEDAACPTCGSCSGMYTANSMNCLSEAIGLALPGNGTVPAVMAERMRLAKRTGMQILALLEKGITPRTILTPEAFENALTVDMALGCSTNTVLHLTALANEAGVALDLDAINAISRKTPHLCALSPAGAHHLQDLNEAGGIMAVMQELSRKALIHLDCMTVSARTVGERIADCRILDPSVIRSVETPYHEEGGLAILFGNLAPEGCVVKQSAVLPEMLRHEGPARVFDSEGEACEAILSGKIQPGDVVIIRYEGPMGGPGMQEMLSPTSAIVGMGLDSRVALITDGRFSGGSKGAAIGHVSPEAMQGGPIALVREGDMIRIDIPEKSLSLLVSDSELAGRKTAWKQPPLRIQKGYLSRYARNVSSASRGAIVK, encoded by the coding sequence ATGAAAAGCCACACCGTTACCCGGGGGTTGGAGAGAGCCCCGCACCGCAGTCTTTTCAAGGCGATGGGGTTCACCACCGAAGAATTGCATCGGCCCCTGATCGGCATCGCCAATTCTGCCAACACCCTTATTCCGGGGCATGTTCACCTGCATCCGCTCGTGGATGCCGTCAAATCCGGTGTTCTGATGGCAGGCGGAACACCGCTCGAATTCGGCGTGATCGGCATATGCGACGGGATCGCCATGAACCACGAAGGCATGAAATATTCCCTGGCCAGCCGGGAGCTGATCGCTGATTCGGTCGAGGTGATGGCCCGGGCGCACGCCCTCGATGCCCTCGTTCTGGTGGCCAGTTGCGACAAAATCGTTCCCGGAATGATGATGGCTGCGGCAAGGCTTGATATTCCAGCCATCATGCTGAGCGGCGGGCCGATGCTGAGCGGCACCCTGTGCCTGGGAAAAGAGCGTCGATCGATCGATCTGATCACGGTCTTCGAGGCTATCGGCGCCGTCCGATCCGGCCGGATGAACGAAGCCGAACTTGAAACCATCGAAGATGCCGCCTGTCCCACCTGCGGCTCCTGTTCCGGCATGTATACGGCCAATTCCATGAATTGTCTGAGCGAGGCCATCGGCCTGGCCCTGCCGGGAAACGGAACGGTTCCGGCAGTGATGGCAGAGCGGATGCGGCTTGCCAAACGAACCGGCATGCAGATTCTCGCTCTGCTCGAAAAGGGAATCACGCCTCGAACCATTCTTACCCCGGAAGCCTTCGAAAATGCCTTGACCGTGGATATGGCGCTCGGCTGTTCAACCAATACCGTGCTGCACCTGACAGCTCTCGCAAACGAAGCGGGCGTTGCGCTGGATCTCGATGCGATCAACGCCATCAGCAGGAAAACCCCCCATTTGTGCGCTTTGAGTCCGGCCGGAGCCCACCATTTGCAGGATCTGAACGAGGCCGGCGGCATCATGGCCGTGATGCAGGAGCTATCCAGGAAAGCGCTCATCCATCTCGACTGCATGACGGTTTCCGCCAGGACTGTCGGCGAACGGATCGCCGATTGCCGCATTCTGGATCCGAGCGTCATCCGCTCCGTGGAAACGCCGTATCACGAGGAAGGCGGTCTTGCCATCCTGTTCGGCAACCTGGCGCCGGAGGGATGTGTGGTGAAGCAGTCGGCCGTCTTGCCGGAAATGCTCCGCCACGAAGGGCCTGCCCGCGTTTTCGACAGCGAAGGCGAAGCCTGCGAAGCCATTCTCTCCGGAAAAATTCAACCAGGGGATGTGGTGATCATCCGATACGAAGGGCCGATGGGCGGCCCCGGCATGCAGGAGATGCTCAGCCCCACCTCGGCCATTGTCGGCATGGGCCTCGACAGCCGGGTCGCTCTGATCACGGACGGAAGATTTTCCGGCGGATCGAAAGGGGCTGCCATCGGGCATGTTTCGCCGGAAGCCATGCAGGGCGGACCGATCGCACTCGTTCGGGAAGGGGATATGATCCGGATCGACATTCCTGAAAAATCCTTGTCCCTGCTCGTTTCGGATTCTGAACTGGCAGGCCGGAAAACCGCATGGAAACAGCCTCCATTGCGGATTCAGAAAGGGTACCTGAGCCGTTATGCCCGAAACGTCTCTTCCGCAAGCCGGGGGGCGATTGTCAAATGA
- the ilvB gene encoding biosynthetic-type acetolactate synthase large subunit, whose product MEMVQNAVLTESRIMTGAQILMAVLKEHGVDTIFGFPGGAVIDIYDELARTDIRHVLVRHEQAAVHAADGYARASGQVGVSLVTSGPGATNTVSGIASAYMDSIPIVVITGQVPTHLIGNDAFQEVDIVGITRPCTKHNYLVKRVEDLARILREAFFIAKSGRPGPVLVDIPKDVVKASTDFQPGETVLLKSYNPTYNPNPWQLEKVVRLIREAERPLIFAGGGVILSKASEELTRLARRLQIPVTTSLMGMGGFPGSDALSVGMIGMHGTYTANMAASHCDLLLAVGVRFDDRVTGKTDAFASQAKIVHIDIDPTSIRKNVLVSVPLVGDCRITLSQLNRLLDSEMPDDLKERRRPWLDQIATWLRKGALGYEQSNIIKPQYVIETLYRLTGGKAIITTEVGQNQMWAAQYYKFDAPDHFLTSGGLGCMGYGLPAAIGAQMAKPDRVVVDVAGDGSIQMNSQELATAVQYRLPVKIVILNNRYLGMVRQWQELFYDKRYACTDMSHAPDFVKLAEAYGAAGFRATRPEEVEAVLEAGLNVDNVAIMDFWVDREECVYPMVPAGAPITEMLLV is encoded by the coding sequence ATGGAAATGGTCCAGAATGCGGTCTTGACGGAAAGCCGGATCATGACGGGCGCGCAGATTCTGATGGCCGTGTTGAAGGAGCACGGGGTGGATACGATTTTCGGTTTTCCGGGAGGCGCAGTCATCGACATATACGATGAGCTGGCCAGAACCGATATACGGCATGTTCTCGTGCGACACGAGCAGGCGGCCGTTCACGCGGCGGACGGTTATGCCCGGGCGTCGGGGCAGGTGGGCGTCAGCCTGGTAACCTCCGGGCCGGGTGCCACCAATACCGTATCCGGAATCGCTTCGGCCTATATGGATTCGATCCCGATCGTTGTCATCACGGGACAGGTGCCCACCCATCTCATCGGAAACGACGCGTTCCAGGAAGTCGATATCGTCGGGATTACCCGGCCCTGCACCAAACACAATTATCTGGTCAAGCGGGTGGAAGATCTGGCCCGGATTCTGCGGGAAGCTTTTTTCATCGCCAAATCCGGCAGGCCCGGTCCGGTTCTGGTCGACATTCCCAAGGATGTCGTCAAGGCAAGTACGGATTTCCAGCCGGGCGAAACCGTTTTGTTGAAGTCCTACAATCCGACTTACAACCCCAACCCGTGGCAGCTCGAAAAAGTCGTGCGCCTCATCCGGGAGGCCGAACGACCGCTTATTTTTGCCGGAGGGGGGGTCATCCTCTCGAAGGCATCCGAAGAACTCACGCGGCTGGCCAGACGTCTGCAGATTCCGGTAACGACAAGCCTCATGGGTATGGGAGGTTTTCCGGGATCGGATGCGCTCTCCGTAGGCATGATCGGGATGCACGGCACCTATACGGCCAACATGGCGGCCAGCCACTGCGACCTGCTCCTTGCCGTGGGCGTACGCTTCGATGATCGGGTCACCGGCAAGACCGATGCTTTCGCATCCCAGGCAAAAATCGTTCATATCGACATCGATCCGACATCGATCCGAAAGAACGTTCTGGTCAGCGTCCCGCTGGTGGGGGATTGCCGCATTACCCTGAGCCAATTGAACCGGCTGCTCGATTCGGAAATGCCGGACGATTTGAAAGAGCGGCGCAGGCCCTGGCTCGATCAGATCGCAACCTGGTTGAGAAAAGGGGCGCTCGGGTATGAGCAGAGCAATATCATCAAACCGCAATATGTCATCGAAACCCTGTATCGCCTGACCGGGGGCAAGGCCATCATCACCACAGAAGTCGGGCAGAACCAGATGTGGGCCGCCCAGTACTACAAATTCGACGCCCCGGATCATTTCCTGACCTCGGGCGGTCTGGGATGCATGGGCTACGGGCTTCCGGCAGCCATCGGCGCACAGATGGCCAAACCCGATCGGGTCGTGGTGGACGTGGCAGGCGACGGCAGCATCCAGATGAACAGCCAGGAACTGGCCACTGCGGTTCAATACAGGCTTCCCGTCAAGATTGTCATCCTGAACAACCGCTATCTGGGCATGGTGCGGCAGTGGCAGGAGCTTTTCTACGACAAACGGTATGCCTGCACCGACATGAGCCATGCCCCGGATTTCGTGAAGCTGGCCGAAGCTTACGGGGCTGCCGGTTTTCGGGCAACACGGCCGGAGGAGGTCGAAGCGGTGCTCGAGGCAGGGCTGAATGTCGACAATGTCGCCATCATGGATTTCTGGGTGGATCGGGAGGAATGCGTCTATCCGATGGTCCCTGCCGGAGCGCCCATCACCGAAATGCTTCTGGTATAA
- the ilvC gene encoding ketol-acid reductoisomerase, producing the protein MAKIDFGGVVEDVVTADEFPMEKARKVLENETVAVIGYGVQGPGQALNMRDNGIRVIVGQRTGGDSWDRAVADGFVPGKTLFSIEDAAKQATVIQYLLSDAGQVAAWPAIQKCLKPGDALYFSHGFGIVYRDQTGIVPPENVDVILVAPKGSGRTVRTNFLDGSGINASYAVHQDATGRAEERALALGVAIGSGYLFPTTFEKEVYSDLTGERGVLMGCLAGVMEAQYKLLRKHGHSPSEAFNETVEELTQSLIRLVAQNGMDWMFASCSTTAQRGALDWTPRFRDAVAPVFDELYDSVISGKETRRVIEANSTPDYREKLEVELAALRNSEMWRAGKAVRSLRPENRR; encoded by the coding sequence ATGGCAAAGATCGATTTTGGCGGTGTGGTGGAAGATGTGGTGACTGCGGATGAATTTCCGATGGAAAAGGCCCGAAAGGTCCTGGAAAATGAAACGGTTGCCGTGATCGGCTACGGGGTGCAGGGGCCGGGGCAGGCCCTCAACATGCGGGACAACGGCATTCGGGTCATCGTCGGGCAGCGCACCGGCGGCGATTCATGGGATCGCGCCGTTGCGGACGGCTTCGTTCCCGGAAAAACCCTTTTCTCCATTGAAGATGCCGCCAAACAGGCCACCGTCATTCAATATCTGCTCTCCGATGCCGGTCAGGTTGCCGCATGGCCCGCCATCCAGAAATGTCTCAAACCCGGAGACGCCCTGTATTTCTCGCATGGATTCGGAATCGTTTACCGGGATCAGACAGGCATCGTCCCGCCCGAAAATGTCGATGTCATTCTGGTGGCGCCCAAGGGATCGGGGCGGACGGTTCGAACGAATTTCCTGGATGGCAGCGGCATCAATGCAAGCTATGCCGTGCATCAGGATGCCACGGGAAGAGCTGAAGAGCGCGCTCTGGCGCTCGGGGTGGCCATCGGCTCCGGCTATCTGTTTCCGACGACTTTCGAAAAGGAAGTGTACAGCGATCTGACCGGTGAGCGGGGGGTGCTCATGGGATGCCTGGCCGGTGTCATGGAAGCCCAGTACAAGCTGCTGCGCAAACACGGCCACAGCCCAAGCGAAGCTTTCAACGAAACCGTCGAAGAACTTACCCAGAGCCTCATTCGGCTCGTCGCACAAAACGGGATGGACTGGATGTTCGCAAGCTGCAGCACAACGGCCCAGCGTGGAGCGCTCGACTGGACGCCCAGGTTCCGGGATGCAGTCGCCCCGGTTTTCGATGAACTCTATGACAGCGTCATCTCCGGAAAGGAAACCCGGCGGGTGATCGAGGCCAACAGTACGCCGGATTACCGGGAAAAGCTCGAAGTCGAGCTGGCCGCGTTGCGCAACTCCGAAATGTGGCGGGCCGGCAAGGCAGTCCGCTCGCTTCGGCCGGAAAATCGGCGGTAG
- the ilvN gene encoding acetolactate synthase small subunit: MGAKENAKHVLTMLVDNQPGVLSRVVGLFSGRGFNIDSLCVAETMDPKVSRITLVTRANELLIEQIEKQLRKLINVIKVRRMTREKAVQREMALVCVHTKSDQRAEVLRIADIFRCNVVDAGLEHFILEVTGDEEKISAMLNLLRPIGIQKIARTGTVALFREPK; encoded by the coding sequence ATGGGCGCAAAAGAGAATGCGAAACATGTGCTGACCATGCTCGTGGACAACCAGCCCGGTGTGCTTTCCCGGGTGGTGGGGCTGTTCAGCGGCAGGGGGTTCAACATCGACAGCCTGTGTGTGGCGGAGACCATGGACCCCAAGGTATCCCGGATCACCCTGGTGACCCGGGCCAACGAGCTGCTCATCGAGCAGATCGAGAAACAGCTTCGAAAACTCATCAATGTCATCAAGGTCCGGCGGATGACGCGGGAAAAGGCCGTACAGCGGGAGATGGCGCTGGTCTGTGTCCACACCAAATCGGATCAGCGCGCCGAAGTGCTCCGGATCGCCGATATTTTCCGCTGCAATGTCGTGGATGCGGGGCTGGAACATTTCATTCTCGAGGTGACCGGAGACGAGGAGAAGATTTCGGCCATGTTGAACCTGCTGCGGCCCATCGGCATCCAGAAAATCGCCAGGACCGGGACCGTTGCCCTGTTTCGGGAGCCGAAATGA
- the cimA gene encoding citramalate synthase, whose protein sequence is MKSVLLYDTTLRDGTQGESVCFTAEEKLAIAMRLDEFGIHYIEGGWPGSNPKDMQFFELAGRVSFKHAKIAAFGSTRRAGISPAEDANLRALLESGAPVVTIFGKSWTLHVEEIMGNTLEENLAMIADSIAFLKAAGREVIYDAEHFFDGYEQDSAYALRTLEAAYRSGADAVVLCDTNGGTLPDRVARIVAEVREGFSKWNGRQVRLGIHTHDDCGLAVANSLAAVQAGADMVQGTINGFGERCGNADLTTIIPVLCLKMHVDCLPEGRLERLKRLSRFVDETANMIPRNARPFVGKSAFAHKGGVHVSAIRKNPRAYEHIDPERVGNKRHVLVSDMSGRSNIEYKARELGVELNGNGLDAQKIVAEIKKMEQEGYQFDTADGSFKLLLQRFTDQYQPLFDLEAFRITIEKDKDRPCSAHATIKISVEGRNEITAAEGNGPVSALDNALRKALDKFYPNLDRMRLVDFKVRVIDGRLGTAAKVRVSIESRDEDHVWSTIGVSEDIIEASWQALADSFQYKLARNTDTGAKAFP, encoded by the coding sequence ATGAAATCAGTGCTTCTCTACGATACGACGCTTCGCGACGGCACCCAGGGCGAGTCCGTTTGTTTTACGGCGGAAGAGAAACTCGCCATCGCCATGCGATTGGATGAATTCGGTATTCATTATATCGAAGGGGGATGGCCGGGATCCAATCCGAAGGACATGCAGTTTTTCGAGCTGGCCGGACGGGTCTCCTTCAAGCATGCAAAGATTGCGGCCTTCGGATCGACGCGCAGGGCCGGTATTTCGCCTGCAGAAGACGCCAATCTGAGAGCCCTGCTGGAATCGGGCGCGCCGGTAGTAACGATTTTCGGAAAGAGCTGGACCCTGCACGTGGAAGAAATCATGGGCAATACACTCGAAGAAAACCTGGCCATGATCGCCGATTCCATCGCCTTTCTGAAAGCTGCCGGGCGGGAGGTCATCTACGATGCGGAACATTTCTTCGATGGGTATGAGCAGGATTCCGCTTATGCACTGAGAACCCTCGAAGCCGCATACCGATCGGGCGCGGATGCCGTCGTTCTGTGCGACACCAATGGCGGCACGCTGCCCGACCGGGTGGCCCGCATCGTGGCAGAAGTGCGGGAGGGTTTTTCCAAATGGAACGGCAGGCAGGTGCGTCTTGGCATTCATACTCATGATGATTGCGGCCTTGCCGTAGCCAATTCCCTTGCTGCGGTACAGGCAGGCGCGGACATGGTCCAGGGAACGATCAACGGGTTTGGCGAGCGTTGCGGAAATGCCGATCTGACAACGATCATTCCGGTGCTGTGCCTGAAGATGCATGTGGATTGTCTGCCGGAAGGACGACTCGAAAGGCTCAAGCGGTTATCGCGCTTTGTGGACGAGACGGCCAACATGATCCCCCGCAATGCCAGGCCCTTTGTCGGCAAGAGCGCCTTCGCGCACAAGGGCGGCGTCCATGTCAGCGCCATCCGCAAAAATCCGCGGGCTTATGAACACATCGATCCCGAGCGGGTCGGCAATAAACGGCATGTCCTGGTCTCCGACATGAGCGGCAGGAGCAATATCGAATACAAGGCTCGGGAGCTTGGGGTGGAGCTGAACGGCAACGGCCTGGACGCCCAGAAAATTGTGGCGGAAATCAAGAAAATGGAGCAGGAAGGCTACCAGTTCGATACTGCGGACGGCTCTTTCAAGCTGCTGCTGCAGCGCTTCACGGATCAGTACCAGCCGCTTTTCGATCTGGAGGCCTTCCGCATCACCATCGAAAAGGATAAGGACAGACCTTGCTCGGCGCATGCCACGATCAAGATCTCCGTCGAAGGAAGAAACGAAATTACCGCTGCAGAAGGCAACGGGCCAGTCAGTGCACTCGACAACGCTCTCCGAAAAGCCCTCGACAAGTTTTACCCGAATCTGGACCGGATGCGGCTGGTGGATTTCAAGGTGCGGGTGATCGACGGCCGGTTGGGCACTGCAGCCAAGGTGCGGGTGTCCATCGAGTCCCGGGACGAGGACCATGTCTGGAGTACCATCGGGGTATCCGAGGACATCATCGAGGCCAGTTGGCAGGCGCTTGCCGACAGTTTTCAGTATAAGCTTGCCAGAAATACGGATACGGGAGCGAAGGCTTTCCCTTGA